Within the Verrucomicrobiota bacterium genome, the region TCGGCGGCACGAACAGTGTTTTTCATCAACATCGCAATCGTCATCGGTCCGACGCCGCCCGGGTTGGGGGTGATCTTGCCGGCCAGCGGTTGTACCCGCGCAAAATCCACATCCCCAACCAGCCGGTAGCCGCTCGCGGCCTGCGGATCGTTGACGCGATTGACGCCCACGTCCACCACCACTGCGCCTGGTTTCACCATGTCCGCCTTTACAAATTCCGCCACGCCCATCGCGGCGATCACGATGTCCGCCCGCCGGCAATGCGTGGCCAGGTCGCGCGTTCGCGAATGGCAGAGCGTCACTGTAGCGTCGGCGTGCCGGCCCTTCTGGCACAGCATCGCCGCCATCGGTTTGCCGACGATGTTGCCGCGACCCAGGATCACCACGTCCGCGCCTTCAATTTTTACCTGCGACCGGATCAACAACTCGCGCACCCCCGCCGGCGTGCAGGGCCAGAAACCGGTGGGATCGCCCAACAGCAATTTGCCTACGTTGACCGGATGAAATCCATCGACATCTTTTTTCGGCAACACCGTCGAGTAAACCACCGTGGCGCGAATGTGCGGCGGCAGGGGCGCTTGCACCAGAATTCCATGAACGCGCTCATCGACATTCAAGCGGCTCAACAGCGCGAGCAATTCAGCTTCTTCCGTCGCTTCCGGCAAAACGTGGGTCTCGGAAAAAATTCCCAGTTGAGCGCACGCTTTTTCTTTTCTGCCGACGTACACTTTCGACGCCGGATCTTCGCCGACGCGCACGAAAGCCAGTCCGGGTTGAACGCCGCCGGCTTTTAAGGCAGCCATCCGTTGGCTTGTCTCGGTGTGGATTTGCCCGGCGATGGCCCGCCCATCGATGAGATTCGTGAGCGGCATCACTCCACAACGTGAATCTTCTGGATGGTGATGACCGGCGTGTTGGTCCAGCGTTCGTCAAGCCCTTCTTCACCCGTGACGACAATTCTCAATCCGTTGTAGGGCTTGAGCACAAGGTTCGTGGTGGGTGAGTAAAGATAATTGATCGTTCTTCCCGTGTCCGGACTGACGAGCCGGTAGTGGGAAGGCGCTTGAATGCTCACCGTGCCGCGCACAATACCTTCCCGTTCCACGATGCGCGGCGGCAGCGGCTCTTCTTCCTTTTCAGGCGGCGCGGGCGTCGCTGCCGGCGGTTCTGTGGCCGGCGCAGGAGTGGCAGTCGCAGGCGCCGGCGCGGGCGTTTCAACGACGGGTGCCACGGCCGGTGGCGTCTCCACCTTCGCCGTTTCCGTCGCGGGCGCAGGTGCCGCCGGTGGGGGCTCTGCCGCGGCCACTACAGTTGGCTTTGCTGTCAACAAATGCGCCGCGACAAAGGCGTAGGCGTTGGTGGGCGCATCAATTTCCAGCCATTCATTCTTGGCGCCTGCTTGCTTGACCGTTTCGCCTCGCTGCAGCAATCCGACCACACTGTAATTTTCCCCCGGCCCGCTGCGCACATTCAATTTGGCGGGCAACACGGTCTTATTCGTCGCGTCCACGAACGAACCGTGAACCCAGACATGAGCGCTCGTTGGAAAAGCGATGCGCGCCCATCTGGCTGGCTCGTCCTGCTTCGGTTTCTTGAGGGTGATTTCTTCCAGCACCGTAACGTTGTCGCCCAGGTTGAGATGGGTGACGACTTCGCTGTTGATGGCGGCCCGGCCGCGCACGTTGACGTTTCTTTGACTGACCACCGCCGGGCCTG harbors:
- a CDS encoding SH3 domain-containing protein, whose product is MKTKYGLLLTMMLSSGVIAQPAATTQPSPAPVTTAVPAPAVTAAPTNAPAAQPVPKKPAAKKKKAATTKKTAAVQSPAPALPPGPAVVSQRNVNVRGRAAINSEVVTHLNLGDNVTVLEEITLKKPKQDEPARWARIAFPTSAHVWVHGSFVDATNKTVLPAKLNVRSGPGENYSVVGLLQRGETVKQAGAKNEWLEIDAPTNAYAFVAAHLLTAKPTVVAAAEPPPAAPAPATETAKVETPPAVAPVVETPAPAPATATPAPATEPPAATPAPPEKEEEPLPPRIVEREGIVRGTVSIQAPSHYRLVSPDTGRTINYLYSPTTNLVLKPYNGLRIVVTGEEGLDERWTNTPVITIQKIHVVE
- a CDS encoding bifunctional 5,10-methylenetetrahydrofolate dehydrogenase/5,10-methenyltetrahydrofolate cyclohydrolase — protein: MPLTNLIDGRAIAGQIHTETSQRMAALKAGGVQPGLAFVRVGEDPASKVYVGRKEKACAQLGIFSETHVLPEATEEAELLALLSRLNVDERVHGILVQAPLPPHIRATVVYSTVLPKKDVDGFHPVNVGKLLLGDPTGFWPCTPAGVRELLIRSQVKIEGADVVILGRGNIVGKPMAAMLCQKGRHADATVTLCHSRTRDLATHCRRADIVIAAMGVAEFVKADMVKPGAVVVDVGVNRVNDPQAASGYRLVGDVDFARVQPLAGKITPNPGGVGPMTIAMLMKNTVRAAELATGEVG